A region of Jannaschia sp. W003 DNA encodes the following proteins:
- a CDS encoding YeeE/YedE family protein — translation MLPVVPTAFTLWASLFGGVLIGLSAVMVMLVFGRIAGIAGISTGALSPAIPGRDAAPDWGWRLAFLGGLVAAPVLYVLIAGPFEQAIPPSVPGMALAGLLVGLGTGVGSGCTSGHGVCGLARLSGRSLVAVITFMLFAAATVLVLRHVVGG, via the coding sequence ATGCTGCCCGTCGTTCCCACCGCCTTCACGCTGTGGGCCTCGCTGTTCGGAGGGGTCCTGATCGGCCTCTCCGCGGTGATGGTGATGCTAGTCTTCGGCCGCATCGCCGGCATCGCCGGGATCTCCACCGGCGCGCTCTCGCCCGCGATCCCCGGACGCGACGCCGCGCCCGACTGGGGTTGGCGCCTCGCCTTCCTCGGCGGGCTGGTGGCGGCGCCGGTCCTCTACGTGCTCATCGCCGGCCCGTTCGAGCAGGCGATCCCGCCGTCGGTGCCTGGCATGGCGCTGGCGGGACTGCTGGTCGGTCTCGGCACCGGCGTCGGCTCGGGCTGCACGTCCGGGCACGGGGTCTGCGGGCTGGCGCGGCTGTCGGGGCGCTCGCTGGTCGCCGTGATCACCTTCATGCTCTTCGCCGCCGCGACCGTGCTCGTGCTGCGTCACGTGGTGGGAGGCTGA
- a CDS encoding membrane integrity-associated transporter subunit PqiC, producing MRAILPLLALLLAACGDGTEFFAPPPARSELRVNVTAETVMVNAVSMPEYAVNQEIPIQRADGSLVTDTDKLWADLPDRALQVSLARHLNMITDAEVGVEPWPLAGFPEREVTVTVEDMIVQASGTLRFTGFYAIRDEVARSGQIETFALTAPVAGDGYPAIIAAHEAVWLQLAEIVARAL from the coding sequence ATGCGCGCGATCCTTCCCCTCCTGGCGCTCCTGCTGGCCGCCTGCGGCGACGGCACCGAGTTCTTCGCCCCGCCCCCCGCGCGCTCGGAGCTGCGCGTGAACGTAACCGCCGAGACGGTCATGGTGAACGCGGTCTCCATGCCGGAATACGCGGTCAACCAGGAGATCCCGATCCAACGCGCCGACGGCAGCCTGGTCACGGACACCGACAAGCTGTGGGCCGACCTGCCGGACCGCGCGCTGCAGGTGTCGCTGGCGCGGCACCTCAACATGATCACCGACGCCGAGGTGGGGGTCGAGCCCTGGCCCCTCGCGGGCTTTCCGGAGCGCGAGGTGACGGTCACGGTCGAGGACATGATCGTGCAGGCGTCGGGCACGCTGCGCTTCACCGGCTTCTACGCGATCCGCGACGAGGTGGCCCGCTCGGGGCAGATCGAGACCTTCGCCCTCACGGCCCCCGTGGCGGGCGACGGCTACCCCGCCATCATCGCCGCCCACGAGGCGGTCTGGCTGCAGCTGGCCGAGATCGTCGCCCGCGCGCTCTGA
- a CDS encoding Gfo/Idh/MocA family protein has translation MDRTLRVLVAGTGFAGQGHAEAFRAAGAEGVGMVGRTPEVVREVAARMDIPHAGTDWTAALKACRPDVVSIATPGGAHHGPIRAAIDAGCHVFCDKPLTDSADTAEDLRDRARARGVKTAFAASFRYTPSVLHARALVAAGAIGEPTEVECISHFGLERGIPFGWSHRRADGGGRLANNFTHSLAIVTSVVGERILGVFGDLRDDLGRAPVVEGVHDFTKRRAFIPADLDDPALEWGESDVEWSYAVLARIESPLATKPVSALFKHSGLVPRLREDHVVFYGTRGAIYLEGHYGSGTLHHHDGTGWRIVPTPEAIRAAVPEAKGETEQCWAHLARLFVRDIRGEAVEPYPTFEEGARYQRIIDLLRAGGTWTEVPAPEGAA, from the coding sequence ATGGATCGGACGTTGCGGGTTCTCGTCGCGGGAACGGGCTTCGCGGGGCAGGGGCACGCGGAGGCCTTCCGCGCCGCGGGCGCCGAGGGCGTGGGCATGGTGGGCCGCACGCCCGAGGTGGTGCGCGAGGTCGCCGCGCGCATGGACATCCCCCATGCCGGCACCGACTGGACCGCCGCGCTGAAGGCGTGCCGCCCGGACGTCGTCTCGATCGCCACCCCCGGCGGCGCCCACCACGGGCCGATCCGCGCGGCCATCGACGCGGGCTGCCACGTGTTCTGCGACAAGCCCCTGACGGACAGCGCCGACACCGCCGAGGACCTGCGGGACCGCGCGCGGGCGCGGGGCGTCAAGACGGCCTTCGCGGCGAGCTTCCGCTACACCCCGAGCGTCCTCCACGCGCGCGCGCTGGTCGCGGCGGGCGCCATCGGCGAGCCGACGGAGGTGGAGTGCATCTCGCACTTCGGCCTCGAGCGAGGCATCCCCTTCGGCTGGTCGCACCGCCGCGCGGACGGCGGGGGGCGGCTCGCCAACAACTTCACCCACTCGCTCGCCATCGTCACCTCGGTGGTGGGCGAGCGCATCCTCGGCGTCTTCGGCGACCTGCGCGACGATCTCGGCCGCGCGCCAGTCGTGGAGGGCGTGCACGACTTCACGAAGCGCCGCGCCTTCATCCCCGCCGATCTGGACGACCCCGCCCTGGAGTGGGGCGAGAGCGACGTGGAGTGGTCCTACGCCGTGCTGGCCCGCATCGAGAGCCCGCTGGCCACCAAGCCCGTCTCGGCGCTGTTCAAGCACAGTGGGCTGGTGCCGCGCCTGCGCGAGGATCACGTGGTGTTCTACGGCACCCGCGGCGCGATCTATCTGGAAGGGCACTACGGCAGCGGCACGCTCCACCACCACGACGGCACCGGCTGGCGGATCGTGCCCACGCCCGAGGCCATCCGCGCCGCCGTTCCCGAGGCGAAGGGCGAGACCGAGCAGTGCTGGGCGCATCTCGCCCGGCTCTTCGTGCGCGACATCCGGGGCGAGGCGGTTGAGCCCTACCCGACCTTCGAGGAGGGCGCGCGCTACCAGCGCATCATCGACCTCCTGCGCGCGGGCGGGACATGGACCGAGGTTCCGGCGCCGGAGGGCGCGGCATGA
- a CDS encoding TRAP transporter large permease, translating to MIVSTGLACLVLVGSFLVMVFIRVPVAFALGIATIPIVVLELRLTPFIVIDRMFQSYNSFILLAVPFFLLAANLMNSGKVTDRLIAFARVLTGWMPGGLGHVNVAVSMLFAGISGSSTADAAGCGKILIPAMQREGYDTRFAIAITACSSVMGVIIPPSILMVVWGGVMQVSVGALFLGGAIPGLLIGLALTSTVYAYAKIYDYPIALRPTRSAFWEAFKGAALAMLTPILVIGGIVGGIVTPTESAIIAAGYALILGMFVYRTVTLRDLGGILYDTARFAAISLFAIGTASAFGWMLSFYNVPRLIVGAMTAMEFGPFGTAVMIAALFLFFGLFIDAIPTIIILGTVLMPVAQAAGIDPIAFAIIGIVSLAFGLVTPPYGLCLLISAAIGGMNVVQVMRDVVIILVPMLLILVAIIVFPEIALWLPRTLMPGSFR from the coding sequence GTGATCGTATCCACCGGCCTCGCCTGCCTCGTCCTCGTCGGCTCGTTCCTCGTGATGGTGTTCATCCGCGTGCCGGTCGCCTTCGCGCTCGGCATCGCCACGATCCCGATCGTGGTGCTGGAGCTGCGGCTCACGCCATTCATCGTGATCGACCGGATGTTCCAGTCGTACAACTCGTTCATCCTGCTCGCCGTGCCGTTCTTCCTCTTGGCCGCGAACCTCATGAACTCCGGCAAGGTCACTGACCGCCTGATCGCCTTCGCCCGCGTGCTCACGGGCTGGATGCCGGGCGGGCTGGGCCATGTGAACGTGGCCGTCTCGATGCTCTTCGCGGGCATCTCGGGCTCGTCCACGGCGGATGCGGCGGGCTGCGGCAAGATCCTGATCCCCGCCATGCAGCGCGAGGGCTACGACACGCGCTTCGCCATCGCCATCACCGCCTGCTCGTCCGTTATGGGCGTCATCATCCCCCCCTCGATCCTGATGGTGGTCTGGGGCGGCGTGATGCAGGTCTCGGTGGGCGCGCTCTTCCTCGGCGGCGCGATCCCGGGGCTGCTGATCGGGCTGGCGCTGACGTCCACGGTCTACGCCTACGCCAAGATCTACGACTACCCCATCGCGCTCCGCCCCACCAGGAGCGCGTTCTGGGAGGCGTTCAAAGGCGCCGCGCTGGCGATGCTGACCCCGATCCTGGTGATCGGCGGCATCGTGGGCGGCATCGTCACCCCCACCGAGAGCGCGATCATCGCCGCGGGCTACGCGCTGATCCTGGGCATGTTCGTGTACCGCACCGTCACGCTGCGCGACCTGGGCGGCATCCTCTACGACACCGCGCGCTTCGCGGCGATCTCGCTCTTCGCGATCGGGACGGCCTCGGCCTTCGGCTGGATGCTGTCCTTCTACAACGTGCCGCGCCTGATCGTGGGCGCGATGACGGCGATGGAGTTCGGCCCCTTCGGCACGGCGGTGATGATCGCGGCGCTGTTCCTGTTCTTCGGCCTCTTCATCGACGCGATCCCCACGATCATCATCCTCGGCACCGTGCTGATGCCCGTGGCGCAGGCCGCCGGGATCGACCCCATTGCCTTTGCGATCATCGGCATCGTCAGCCTCGCCTTTGGGCTGGTCACGCCGCCCTACGGGCTGTGCCTGCTGATCTCGGCGGCGATCGGGGGCATGAACGTGGTGCAGGTGATGCGCGACGTGGTGATCATCCTCGTACCGATGCTGCTGATCCTCGTGGCGATCATCGTGTTTCCGGAGATCGCCCTGTGGCTGCCGCGCACGCTGATGCCCGGCTCGTTCCGCTGA
- a CDS encoding helix-turn-helix transcriptional regulator: MSKSGNANIGGAVPEALAERADRVAARLGVLANAKRLLILCHLMQAETDGSGEMTVGALQRAVDLSQSALSQHLARLRDAGIVATRREAQTIHYRIDDPEMRRMMAALYDVFCRGA, encoded by the coding sequence ATGTCTAAATCAGGCAACGCTAATATAGGGGGAGCGGTTCCCGAGGCGCTCGCGGAGCGGGCCGACCGCGTGGCCGCGCGGCTGGGCGTGCTCGCCAACGCCAAGCGCCTCCTGATCCTGTGCCACCTGATGCAGGCCGAGACGGACGGCAGCGGCGAGATGACGGTGGGCGCGCTGCAGCGCGCCGTGGACCTGTCGCAGTCGGCGCTCTCCCAGCACCTCGCCCGCCTGCGCGACGCCGGCATCGTGGCGACGCGGCGCGAGGCGCAGACCATCCACTACCGCATCGACGATCCCGAGATGCGCCGAATGATGGCCGCGCTCTACGACGTGTTCTGCCGCGGCGCCTGA
- a CDS encoding TRAP transporter small permease has protein sequence MLDRFCDGLRVLLAVLMGALAIPVAMQVISRYTGLIPTFLWTEELSTFIFVWIVMIGAMVAVWDGTHFDVRVLPDAERPLARLLQKAVVLLLIGVFSLYFFWYGLDYAAFGGNQRSVMMRANLMVTYVSVPIAGLVWTVFTAYRLAEAWAEYRQAGAAS, from the coding sequence ATGCTCGACAGGTTCTGCGACGGGCTGCGCGTGCTGCTCGCCGTGCTGATGGGGGCGCTGGCCATCCCCGTCGCGATGCAGGTGATCTCGCGCTACACGGGGCTGATCCCGACCTTCCTGTGGACCGAGGAGCTGTCGACCTTCATCTTCGTGTGGATCGTGATGATCGGCGCGATGGTGGCGGTCTGGGACGGCACCCACTTCGACGTGCGCGTCCTGCCCGACGCCGAGCGCCCCCTCGCCCGCCTCCTGCAGAAGGCCGTCGTGCTCCTGCTGATCGGGGTCTTCTCGCTCTACTTCTTCTGGTACGGCCTCGACTACGCCGCCTTCGGCGGCAACCAGCGCTCGGTGATGATGCGGGCCAACCTCATGGTCACCTACGTCTCGGTGCCGATCGCGGGTCTGGTGTGGACCGTGTTCACCGCCTACCGCCTCGCCGAGGCCTGGGCCGAGTACCGCCAAGCGGGGGCCGCGTCGTGA
- the manD gene encoding D-mannonate dehydratase ManD, which translates to MRITGARVFVGGPGKNYVTLKIETDVGVHGLGDATLNNRETLPAAYLRDYVVPNLVGMDPRRSEDIWQFLYRGAYFRRGPVAMAAFGAVDMALWDIKGKLAGMPVCDLLGGRSREGAMVYGHAAGADLEDLMDSVASHVERGYRAVRVQCAVPGMAGYAVPEARGGAGDFITDFGGIRSKVEAWDTGRYMRFMPGALAEIRARFGPELHILHDVHHRLLPREAAEFARAVEPVGLFWLEDPTPAEDQDALRIIRQHSTVPLAIGEVFNSIWDCNRLIEREQIDFIRVAATYAGGITHVRRIVDLAALHHVRTGFHGAPSHSPICMAAHAHLDVWAPNFGIQEWLVLGTPACDALFPTEHRVEDGMLRVSDAPGLGVEFDEREAARYEYRPGSHPVVRLGDGTLWNY; encoded by the coding sequence ATGAGGATCACCGGCGCCAGGGTGTTCGTGGGCGGACCCGGCAAGAATTACGTCACGCTCAAGATCGAGACCGACGTGGGCGTGCACGGGCTGGGCGACGCCACGCTCAACAACCGCGAGACCCTGCCCGCCGCCTACCTGCGCGACTACGTCGTGCCGAACCTCGTGGGCATGGACCCGCGCCGCTCCGAGGACATCTGGCAGTTCCTCTACCGCGGCGCCTACTTCCGCCGCGGGCCGGTCGCCATGGCCGCCTTCGGGGCCGTCGACATGGCGCTGTGGGACATCAAGGGCAAGCTGGCGGGCATGCCGGTCTGCGACCTGCTCGGCGGGCGCAGCCGCGAGGGCGCGATGGTCTACGGCCACGCCGCGGGGGCAGACCTCGAGGACCTCATGGACTCCGTCGCCTCCCACGTGGAGCGCGGCTACCGCGCCGTGCGGGTGCAGTGCGCCGTGCCCGGCATGGCCGGCTATGCGGTGCCCGAGGCGCGGGGCGGGGCGGGCGACTTCATCACCGACTTCGGCGGCATCCGCTCCAAGGTGGAGGCGTGGGACACGGGCCGCTACATGCGCTTCATGCCCGGCGCCCTGGCCGAGATCCGCGCCCGCTTCGGGCCGGAGCTGCACATCCTCCACGACGTCCACCACCGCCTCCTGCCCCGCGAGGCCGCGGAGTTCGCCCGCGCGGTCGAGCCCGTCGGCCTCTTCTGGCTGGAGGACCCGACCCCGGCCGAGGATCAGGACGCGCTGCGGATCATCCGCCAGCACTCCACGGTGCCGCTGGCCATCGGCGAGGTGTTCAACTCGATCTGGGACTGCAACCGCTTGATCGAGCGGGAGCAGATCGACTTCATCCGCGTGGCCGCCACCTACGCGGGCGGCATCACCCACGTGCGGCGCATCGTCGACCTAGCGGCGCTGCACCACGTGCGCACCGGCTTCCACGGGGCGCCGAGCCACTCGCCGATCTGCATGGCGGCCCACGCCCATCTCGACGTCTGGGCGCCCAACTTCGGCATCCAGGAGTGGCTGGTGCTGGGGACCCCCGCGTGCGACGCGCTGTTCCCCACGGAGCACCGAGTCGAGGACGGCATGCTGCGGGTCAGCGACGCGCCGGGCCTCGGGGTGGAGTTCGACGAGCGCGAGGCGGCGCGCTACGAGTACCGCCCCGGCAGTCATCCGGTGGTGCGGCTTGGGGACGGCACGCTCTGGAACTACTGA
- a CDS encoding TRAP transporter substrate-binding protein, which yields MTINRRTLGLVAAAAIAATPLAAVAQEVTLRGASMFDEEHAFTKTLRRFEELVQEKYDGEVEFDLRLNGELGVESDYVTYLNQGVAVDYTIIAPSNMAVFSESIPLMDMPFLFRDLDHWNAVLSSDALAPLEEELREKAGIVIVGYTGGGVRNLVSAEPIANMDELSGHRMRVMGAPIQAQTFAAVGAAPSAIAYNEVYNAIQTGVIAGFENEAASIQNLKFYEVAPHVTKTQHTITVRPIVVSAKTFDALPEDLQAAIMEAGEEAGAYGRELESREDGEKLQEMVDAGQIQVQEFEGRDEMLERVKPVQDAYAAELGATELLERIRGM from the coding sequence ATGACGATCAACCGCAGGACGCTCGGCCTCGTGGCCGCCGCCGCCATCGCCGCCACGCCGCTCGCCGCCGTCGCGCAGGAGGTGACGCTGCGCGGCGCCTCGATGTTCGACGAGGAGCACGCCTTCACCAAAACGCTGCGCCGCTTCGAGGAGCTGGTGCAGGAGAAGTACGACGGCGAGGTCGAGTTCGACCTGCGCCTGAACGGCGAGCTCGGCGTCGAGAGCGACTACGTCACCTACCTCAACCAGGGCGTCGCGGTCGACTACACGATCATCGCCCCCTCCAACATGGCGGTGTTCTCGGAATCCATCCCGCTGATGGACATGCCGTTCCTGTTCCGCGACCTCGACCACTGGAACGCGGTGCTGTCCTCGGACGCGCTCGCCCCCCTCGAGGAGGAGCTGCGCGAGAAGGCCGGCATCGTGATCGTGGGCTACACCGGCGGCGGCGTGCGCAACCTCGTCTCGGCCGAGCCGATCGCCAACATGGACGAGCTGTCGGGCCACCGCATGCGGGTGATGGGCGCGCCGATCCAGGCCCAGACCTTCGCGGCCGTTGGCGCGGCGCCTTCCGCGATCGCCTACAACGAGGTCTACAACGCCATCCAGACCGGCGTGATCGCGGGCTTCGAGAACGAGGCCGCCTCGATCCAGAACCTCAAGTTCTACGAGGTCGCCCCCCACGTCACCAAGACGCAGCACACCATCACCGTGCGGCCCATCGTGGTGTCGGCCAAGACCTTCGACGCCCTGCCCGAGGACCTGCAGGCCGCGATCATGGAAGCGGGCGAGGAGGCCGGCGCCTACGGCCGCGAGCTCGAATCGCGCGAGGACGGCGAGAAGCTGCAGGAGATGGTCGATGCCGGCCAGATTCAGGTGCAGGAGTTCGAGGGCCGCGACGAGATGCTCGAGCGCGTGAAGCCCGTGCAGGACGCCTACGCCGCCGAGCTGGGCGCCACCGAGCTGCTCGAGCGCATCCGCGGCATGTGA
- a CDS encoding histidine phosphatase family protein has protein sequence MRTVLTPLLAACVALAAAPATAQTERVETGDIRGAIAQIGTHLGEMSMTMPAAAGEGVSEVLRFEPYQMLDDLFRSDIVLLMRHGPTDWSKRDRTDVAPDDCDNQRIMTEDGKTQMRDLGALLVANELVPSRVVVSQWCRNQETFDAIVAGMERVDPEIMRDIKVDTDPSLNLLLSLQGAPNVTDMRERISAWDGEGGEAEGPLLVISHFTNIQELTEFSVYEGEMLVVDPTRANRVLGYIRLGSAKPDIGHFDASVVPDE, from the coding sequence ATGCGAACCGTCCTTACGCCGCTCCTCGCGGCCTGCGTCGCCCTCGCCGCCGCGCCCGCCACGGCGCAGACCGAACGAGTGGAGACCGGGGACATTCGCGGCGCCATCGCGCAGATCGGCACGCACCTGGGCGAGATGTCCATGACGATGCCCGCCGCCGCCGGCGAGGGCGTCTCGGAGGTTCTGCGCTTCGAGCCCTACCAGATGCTCGACGACCTGTTCCGCAGCGACATCGTGCTCCTGATGCGCCACGGCCCCACGGACTGGTCGAAGCGCGACCGCACCGACGTCGCGCCCGACGACTGCGACAACCAGCGGATCATGACCGAGGACGGCAAGACCCAGATGCGCGACCTCGGCGCGCTCCTAGTCGCCAACGAGCTGGTGCCCTCGCGGGTGGTGGTCAGCCAGTGGTGCCGCAACCAGGAGACGTTCGACGCGATCGTGGCCGGCATGGAGCGGGTCGACCCCGAGATCATGCGCGACATCAAGGTCGACACCGACCCGAGCCTCAACCTCCTCCTCTCGCTCCAGGGCGCGCCCAACGTCACTGACATGCGCGAGCGCATCTCGGCGTGGGACGGCGAGGGCGGCGAGGCGGAGGGGCCGCTGCTGGTGATCTCGCACTTCACCAACATCCAGGAGCTGACCGAGTTCTCGGTCTACGAGGGCGAGATGCTGGTGGTGGACCCCACGCGCGCAAACCGCGTGCTCGGCTACATTCGCCTCGGCTCGGCCAAGCCCGACATCGGCCACTTCGACGCCTCGGTCGTCCCCGACGAGTGA
- a CDS encoding DUF6691 family protein produces the protein MRAFLGFLAGLVFGLGLVVSGMSNPAKVLNFLDVLGPWDPSLAFVMGGASVTAFLGYRFAWRRASPLAMPDFDIPSARDVDRPLLVGAALFGTGWGIGGFCPGPAWTALPSLDAGALVFLVAMVLGLVLGGPAKRALAPAPATQGA, from the coding sequence ATGCGCGCGTTCCTCGGATTCCTCGCCGGCCTCGTGTTCGGCCTCGGCCTCGTCGTCTCGGGCATGTCGAACCCCGCGAAGGTGCTGAACTTCCTCGACGTGCTGGGTCCGTGGGACCCCAGCCTCGCCTTCGTGATGGGCGGGGCGAGCGTGACGGCCTTCCTCGGCTACCGCTTCGCCTGGCGCCGCGCGAGCCCCCTGGCGATGCCGGACTTCGACATCCCCTCGGCTCGGGACGTAGACCGCCCGCTGCTGGTAGGCGCCGCCCTCTTCGGCACCGGATGGGGCATCGGCGGCTTCTGCCCCGGCCCCGCCTGGACGGCCCTGCCCTCGCTCGACGCGGGCGCGCTCGTCTTCCTCGTCGCGATGGTCCTGGGCCTCGTCCTGGGCGGTCCGGCGAAGCGCGCCCTCGCCCCCGCCCCCGCAACGCAAGGAGCCTGA
- a CDS encoding Gfo/Idh/MocA family protein translates to MTGAAPLGVALVGAGMIAPLHVAALSALGDRVRLRWIVARRPERAAPLAAAYDGPAPELTADLGAVAADPGVHFAIVATPPSVRDGPIGTLAAAGKGVLLEKPVARSLAEAERVVETCERAGVPLGMLLQHRAGEPGRAAAAHMASGRLGRLGMVEIAAPLWRPQSYYDELGRGTYARDGGGVLLTQGIHTIDLALSLAGPVARVQAMTATTPLHRMEAEDFAAAGLRFACGAAGSLVATTASFPPAPESIALHFEHASLRVGRADLRVDWRDGCSAVEATVEGPKHAWHAAVIADFADALRTGRPPMVPGREALAAHRLIDAIERSSRAGHAVDLPG, encoded by the coding sequence GTGACCGGCGCCGCGCCGCTCGGCGTCGCATTGGTGGGCGCGGGCATGATCGCCCCGCTCCACGTCGCCGCGCTCTCGGCGCTGGGGGACCGCGTGCGCCTGCGCTGGATCGTGGCGCGGCGGCCCGAGCGGGCCGCGCCCCTCGCCGCCGCATACGACGGTCCCGCCCCGGAGCTGACCGCCGACCTGGGCGCGGTTGCGGCGGACCCGGGCGTTCACTTCGCCATCGTCGCCACGCCGCCGAGCGTGCGCGACGGCCCCATCGGGACGCTGGCGGCGGCAGGCAAGGGCGTGCTCCTGGAGAAGCCAGTCGCGCGCAGCCTCGCCGAGGCGGAGCGCGTGGTGGAGACCTGCGAGCGGGCGGGCGTGCCCCTGGGCATGCTGCTCCAGCACCGCGCGGGCGAGCCGGGACGCGCCGCGGCGGCGCACATGGCGTCGGGGCGGCTCGGGCGGCTCGGCATGGTGGAGATCGCCGCGCCGCTCTGGCGGCCGCAGAGCTACTACGACGAGCTGGGGCGCGGCACCTACGCCCGCGACGGCGGCGGCGTGCTGCTGACGCAAGGTATCCACACGATCGACCTCGCGCTCTCGCTCGCGGGGCCGGTGGCGCGCGTGCAGGCCATGACGGCCACCACGCCGCTGCACCGCATGGAAGCCGAGGACTTCGCCGCCGCGGGCCTGCGCTTCGCCTGCGGCGCGGCGGGCTCGCTGGTGGCGACAACGGCCAGCTTCCCGCCCGCGCCGGAGTCCATCGCGCTCCACTTCGAGCACGCCTCGCTGCGCGTGGGCCGAGCGGACTTGCGGGTGGACTGGCGCGACGGGTGCAGCGCTGTCGAGGCGACCGTGGAGGGCCCGAAGCACGCTTGGCACGCCGCCGTGATCGCGGACTTCGCGGACGCCCTCCGCACGGGGCGCCCGCCCATGGTGCCGGGCCGCGAGGCGCTGGCCGCGCACCGGCTGATCGACGCGATCGAGCGGTCGTCGCGCGCGGGGCACGCGGTGGACCTGCCGGGCTGA